The following is a genomic window from Opitutaceae bacterium.
CATGACATGCACGGCAATGTCGAGGAGTGGTGTTCCGACTGGTACGGGCCCTACATCGCAGGAGCGCAGAAGGATCCAGTCGGACTCAGCGACGGTGAATTCCGCGTCACGCGCGGCGGTGCCCACTCGATGGAGCTACCTTACCTGCGCTCCGCCAACCGTGCTGGCACCATCCCGCAAGATCGGACGTGGGTGATCGGATTTCGCCTAGCCATGGGACCGACGTCCGCCACGCCGCCGCTTCCGCCGATGGCACCTGAGCTATATGCGCAAAACGTTGATCAAAGGCACCGGACAATCATGCCGCGTTCGGTTGATACGGCAAAACCCTTGTTCCGCGGACCTCGCACCTACGTGAGAGTTACCCCGACGCCGCGTGGACCCTTCTTCAAGCACAATCATGTTCCCTCGCTGACCGAGCTTCCGAACGGTGATCTGCTGGCCATCTGGTATACCACGAATCGCGAAAAAACACGGGAACTGCACTATGTTGCGAGCCGCCTGCGGTACGGTGCGGCGGAATGGGAACCGGCTTCCGAGTCGTTTTTCTCACCACCCGACCGCAACGCCCATGCTGGCGTCGTCTGGTGGGACGGCGTGGATACGATCTGGCATTTCAACGGACTTAGCGTGGGCGGCACCTGGGGCAGCTTGGCACTCGTTGCCCGCACCTCGCGCGACAATGGCGTCACGTGGACCAAGTCGCACTTCATAAATGCCGAGCACGGCTCTCGGCGCATGCTTGTCGCTTCCGTCGTCCACACTAGGAGTGGTGCGATCGTTCTGAGCGCCGACGTTCCGGGCAGGAAGAAGCCTGCCGGCGATGGTGGCTGCGCGGTTTGGGTTAGCACCGACGGCGGCAAGACCTTCAATGACCCGGGTGCCGGCCGGCCCGACCCCGAGTTCGTGCCGGGCAAGACGGGCGCTTGGATTGCAGGCATCCATGCGCCGATCGCGGAAACTGCGGACGGAAGGGGCATCGTTTCATTCGGCCGTCGCGATCAGAACCCTGACAACCTGCTGCGTAGCGTCAGCTACGATCTGGGCAAGACTTGGGAATACAGTAGCAGTTTGATTGAGGCACTTGGCTCCGGCCAGCGACCAACGATCCTGCGGTTGCAGGACGGCAGCCTGTTTCTCGCCTCCTTCACCACGGGGATGGAACTGAACGACATTGCTGGCAAGACACGCATCGTGAAGGGGCTCTACGCTGCGCTTTCGTTCGACGATGGTGTCACATGGCCCTATCGCCGGCTCGTCACCGATGATCAGACGCCGCGTACGTTTGATGGCGGCGCTTGGACCGGCAAATTCGAGATG
Proteins encoded in this region:
- a CDS encoding SUMF1/EgtB/PvdO family nonheme iron enzyme, coding for MITKRLFLAFAVIGCSTELANAADFVNSVGQRMVQLMPGTFLMGSRQGDRDEETLHYVTISREFHLGATEVTNRQYEEFDPAHRKLRGKLGFSTADDEAVVFVNWVDATAYCAWLAKKEGKSYRLPTEAEWEYACRAGTTTEFNTGAEFPVEQQNNQILSWYPDPARSDGELENVRSLHVGQYPANAWGLHDMHGNVEEWCSDWYGPYIAGAQKDPVGLSDGEFRVTRGGAHSMELPYLRSANRAGTIPQDRTWVIGFRLAMGPTSATPPLPPMAPELYAQNVDQRHRTIMPRSVDTAKPLFRGPRTYVRVTPTPRGPFFKHNHVPSLTELPNGDLLAIWYTTNREKTRELHYVASRLRYGAAEWEPASESFFSPPDRNAHAGVVWWDGVDTIWHFNGLSVGGTWGSLALVARTSRDNGVTWTKSHFINAEHGSRRMLVASVVHTRSGAIVLSADVPGRKKPAGDGGCAVWVSTDGGKTFNDPGAGRPDPEFVPGKTGAWIAGIHAPIAETADGRGIVSFGRRDQNPDNLLRSVSYDLGKTWEYSSSLIEALGSGQRPTILRLQDGSLFLASFTTGMELNDIAGKTRIVKGLYAALSFDDGVTWPYRRLVTDDQTPRTFDGGAWTGKFEMGPETAEPKGYIASIQSRDGTIHLISSALHYEFNAAWIREKMPAATP